TCGATACGGACGGCTGCGTCCAGACGTGGAATCGGGGGGCCGAGCGAATCAAGGGCTACGAAGCCGAGGAGATCCTCGGGGAACATTTCTCGACGTTCTACACCGAAGAGGCACGCGAGGCGGGCGTGCCCGAGGAGAACCTCGAGACGGCCGTCGAAGCGGGGACCGTCGAGGACGAGGGCTGGCGCGTCCGGCGCGACGGGTCGACCTTCTGGGCGAACGTCACCATCACGGCGATCCGTGACGAGGACGGCAGCCTCGACGGGTTCGCGAAGGTCACCCGCGACATGACCGAGCGCCGCGAGTACCAGCAGCGACTCAGGCGACAACACGACCTGACCGAGCAACTGATCGATACCACACCCGTCGCCATCCTCGCGTTCGACACCGACGGGACGCTCGTTCGCGCCAACGCCCAGGCCGTCGACGAACTGGGGATCGACGACGCCGCGCTGGACGCGGCCGAATCCGCCGACGAATACAGCGTCGGTGATCTGACAGTGTACGACGAGGAGGGTGAGCTGATACCGCGGACCGAACGGCCGGTCACACGCACGCTCGAGCACGGCGAGACGATCTCCGACGAGACGATCGTCGTCGAGACCGACAGCGGGCAGCCACGCTGGCTCTCCTATCACTCCGCGCCGGTGTTCGACGACGACGGCGACGTTGAACTCGCGGTCGTCGCCTGCGACGACATCTCCGAGACGAAGCGGCGGGAGGCGGAGCTCTCGCGGCTCGATCACATCAACTCGATCATCAGACGGCTCAACTCGACGCTCGTCGAGTCCTCCGACCGCGAGACCGTCCACGAGACCGTCTGTTCCGAGCTCGCGGCGGCGGAGCCGTACGACGCGGCCTGGTACCACGAGGTGGATCTCGCGGCGGACGAACTCCACCCGTCGGCAAGCGCCGGGCTCGACATCGACGTGGACGACGTGGTCGTCCCCGTCGACGACACGCTGGCGGGTCGGGCCATCAGGACGGGCGAGGTGACGACCGGCCGACTCTCCTGGGACCACCCGCTGGCCAACGACGTACCGACGTCCGATATCGGCGACGCGCCGGTGGTCGCCGCGGTCCCGATCACGTACTCCGAGACCCAGCACGGCGTCCTCTGTCTGGCCGCGACCGACGAGACGGTGTTCACCGAGGACATCCGGGATCTGTTCGGCGAACTGGGCGAGACCATCGGCCACGGGCTCACCTCTATCGTCCGCAAGGAAGGGTTGTTGAGCGACGGTGCGACGCGACTGGAGTTCCGACTCCGCGATTACCAGACCGAGAGCGACGGCGTCGCGACCGAGTTCGCCGACGACGGCCTCGAGATCACGTTCGAGGACACGGTGTCCGTCGGCGACGGGACCGTCCTCCAGTACGTCAGCGTGCCCCGTGAATCGACAAACGAAGCGACGGCGCTGTTCGAGAGCCAGGACGCTATCGAACGGTTCCGGAGGCTCGACGGGGACGAGGAGGCCGAGGCAGATTCCGGGCGCGGCCACTACGAGATCAGACAGACCGAAGCCCCGTTGATAGCTGCGCTGACGGAGTTCGGTGGTCGCGTCGTCGCCGTCGAGGCCGCGGACGGCGACTTCCACATCGTGACCGAGTTCCCCCGGTCGGTGAGCGTCCGCGAGGTGGTCCAGCGGGTGACCGACGTCTACCCGTCGGCCGACCTTGAAGCCCAGCGGTCCGTCCGCTCGCCCGACGAATCATCGACCCACCGACACAAACGCATCCTCGACGAACTCACCGACCGACAGCGGACCGTCCTCGAGACCGCCCAGTACGCCGGCTACTTCGAGTGGCCCCGCGAGAGCACCGGCGAGGAAGTGGCCGACGCGCTCGATCTCTCCCCGTCGACGTTCTCACAGCACCTCCGGGCCGGCCAGCGCAAGACCTTCGACG
The window above is part of the Halorientalis sp. IM1011 genome. Proteins encoded here:
- a CDS encoding PAS domain S-box protein, whose protein sequence is MTDPGIQEESVEEVLGRVSDAFFALDTDWLFTYVNERAETVLEKSREDILGEGIWDHFAEARGTTFFHEYHEAMQTQETRSFEEYYPPLSAWFRVHAYPSDSGLSVYFEDISDRKERERERARYESVVETMGDGVYVVDETGEFTFVNDAYAEMVGYDREDLVGAPATTVVPEQDHREATELGATLREEDRETMTMEAELQRSDGETLIAEATFSLMTAGGETERVAVVRDITDRKERQRQLEDHRDMLAAHVDRTDLVQRINTAIAGATSQTEIRDAVCDLLADSDHYQTAWIGHREDGEVRLQTGAGLPADDLTALVDAARADGGTGPVGRAFERETIQVQQNVDGDTDDPRAEAFAEWGYHSSICIPLSYDGETVGVLTIDSERTHAFSGTERELLGSLADTIAYALQTITERRQFRTLVDATTEYAIFRLDTDGCVQTWNRGAERIKGYEAEEILGEHFSTFYTEEAREAGVPEENLETAVEAGTVEDEGWRVRRDGSTFWANVTITAIRDEDGSLDGFAKVTRDMTERREYQQRLRRQHDLTEQLIDTTPVAILAFDTDGTLVRANAQAVDELGIDDAALDAAESADEYSVGDLTVYDEEGELIPRTERPVTRTLEHGETISDETIVVETDSGQPRWLSYHSAPVFDDDGDVELAVVACDDISETKRREAELSRLDHINSIIRRLNSTLVESSDRETVHETVCSELAAAEPYDAAWYHEVDLAADELHPSASAGLDIDVDDVVVPVDDTLAGRAIRTGEVTTGRLSWDHPLANDVPTSDIGDAPVVAAVPITYSETQHGVLCLAATDETVFTEDIRDLFGELGETIGHGLTSIVRKEGLLSDGATRLEFRLRDYQTESDGVATEFADDGLEITFEDTVSVGDGTVLQYVSVPRESTNEATALFESQDAIERFRRLDGDEEAEADSGRGHYEIRQTEAPLIAALTEFGGRVVAVEAADGDFHIVTEFPRSVSVREVVQRVTDVYPSADLEAQRSVRSPDESSTHRHKRILDELTDRQRTVLETAQYAGYFEWPRESTGEEVADALDLSPSTFSQHLRAGQRKTFDGLFGDS